One segment of Brassica napus cultivar Da-Ae chromosome C3, Da-Ae, whole genome shotgun sequence DNA contains the following:
- the LOC111204279 gene encoding sulfate transporter 4.1, chloroplastic, whose amino-acid sequence MSYASLSVKDLTSLVSRSGTGSSSSPKLPGQTRPVKVITLQHPDTSDDARPPSIPFDDILSGWRAKIKRMSLVDWVETLFPCFRWIRTYRWSEYFKLDLMAGITVGIMLVPQAMSYAKLAGLPPIYGLYSSFVPIFVYAIFGSSRQLAIGPVALVSLLVSNALGGIADSSEEELHIELAILLALLVGILECIMGLLRLGWLIRFISHSVISGFTSASAIVIGLSQVKYFLGYNIARSSKIVPLVESIIAGADKFQWPPFLMGSLILVILQVMKHVGKAKKELQFLRAAAPLTGIVLGTTIAKVFHPPSISLVGEIPQGLPTFSFPRSFDHAKTLLPTSALITGVAILESVGIAKALAAKNRYELDSNSELFGLGVANILGSLFSAYPSTGSFSRSAVSNESEAKTGLSGLITGIIIGCSLLFLTPVFKYIPQCALAAIVISAVSGLVDYDEAIFLWRVDKRDFTLWTITSTTTLFFGIEIGVLVGVGFSLAFVIHESANPHIAVLGRLPGTTVYRNVKQYPEAYTYNGIVIVRIDAPIYFANISYIKDRLREYEVAVDKYTTKGPEVERISFVILEMSPVTHIDSSAVEALKELYQEYKARDIQLAISNPNKDVHMTIARSGMVELVGKEWYFVRVHDAVQVCLNYLQSSSLEDKKPSFLRRFSNNNGSSSYNDLQSYNTLLKEPLLPVEK is encoded by the exons ATGTCCTACGCATCCCTCAGCGTCAAGGACCTGACCAGCCTTGTATCAAGATCCGGAACGGGTTCGTCTTCTTCACCCAAGCTTCCGGGTCAGACCAGACCCGTTAAGGTCATCACGCTCCAGCACCCTGACACCTCCGATGATGCTCGTCCTCCCTCGATCCCTTTCGACGATATCTTATCCGGATGGAGGGCGAAGATCAAGCGGATGAGCCTCGTGGATTGGGTTGAGACTTTGTTTCCTTGCTTCAGATGGATTCGAACTTATAGATGGAGTGAGTATTTTAAGCTTGATCTCATGGCTGGTATCACCGTCGGTATAATGCTTGTTCCTCAG GCAATGTCGTATGCAAAATTAGCTGGCCTTCCACCAATATATGGTCTAT ACTCATCATTTGTGCCGATATTTGTCTATGCCATATTCGGCTCATCCCGTCAGCTTGCTATTGGACCTGTAGCATTGGTCTCACTCCTCGTCTCCAATGCTTTGGGAGGAATCGCTGATTCGTCTGAGGAAGAATTACATATTGAACTTGCTATTTTGCTGGCGCTTTTGGTCGGAATATTGGAGTGCATCATGGGGCTCTTAAG GCTTGGATGGCTCATTCGTTTCATTAGTCACTCGGTCATATCTGGATTTACAAGTGCTTCGGCCATTGTCATTGGATTATCTCAAGTGAAATATTTCCTTGGATATAACATTGCTAGGAGCAGCAAGATTGTGCCACTAGTTGAGAGCATTATAGCTGGAGCTGACAAG tttcaATGGCCACCTTTCTTGATGGGATCTCTCATTCTAGTAATCCTTCAAGTGATGAAGCATGTG GGGAAAGCAAAGAAGGAACTTCAGTTCTTAAGAGCAGCAGCGCCACTCACAGGGATAGTTCTCGGTACAACCATTGCAAAAGTGTTCCATCCACCTTCCATCTCTCTG GTGGGAGAAATACCTCAAGGACTTCCAACTTTTTCTTTCCCAAGAAGCTTTGATCATGCAAAAACATTGCTTCCAACATCAGCTCTCATTACCGGTGTTGCCATCTTG GAATCTGTGGGTATTGCCAAAGCGCTTGCAGCAAAAAACAGATATGAGTTGGATTCAAATTCAGAG TTGTTTGGTCTTGGTGTTGCAAATATATTGGGGTCATTATTTTCAGCATACCCATCTACAG GATCATTTTCTAGGTCAGCTGTGAGTAATGAAAGTGAAGCTAAGACAGGCTTATCAGGACTTATAACAGGAATAATCATTGGATGTTCTCTACTGTTCTTGACACCAGTTTTCAAATACATACCACAG TGTGCTTTGGCAGCAATAGTGATCTCTGCTGTTAGTGGCTTG GTTGACTATGATGAAGCTATCTTCCTATGGCGTGTGGACAAGAGGGACTTTACACTTTGGACCATCACCAGCACCACAACTTTGTTCTTCGGAATAGAGATTGGTGTCCTTGTTGGT GTTGGTTTTTCACTAGCATTCGTTATCCACGAGTCTGCAAACCCTCATATTG CTGTCTTGGGGCGTCTTCCAGGCACCACAGTGTACAGAAACGTGAAGCAGTATCCAGAGGCTTACACATACAACGGGATTGTGATTGTCAGAATCGATGCTCCTATTTACTTTGCCAACATAAGCTACATTAAAGACAG ACTTCGAGAATATGAAGTTGCTGTAGACAAATACACAACCAAGGGACCAGAGGTGGAGAGAATCTCTTTTGTTATCCTGGAAATGTCAC CTGTTACTCACATAGACTCTAGCGCGGTGGAAGCATTGAAAGAATTGTACCAAGAGTACAAAGCAAGGGACATTCAGCTAGCGATCTCAAATCCGAATAAAGATGTTCACATGACAATAGCAAGATCAGGAATGGTTGAGCTTGTTGGAAAAGAATGGTACTTTGTGAGAGTACACGACGCAGTACAAGTGTGTCTTAATTACTTACAAAGCTCTAGCTTGGAAGACAAGAAACCAAGTTTCTTGAGAAGGTTTAGCAACAATAACGGTTCATCATCATACAATGATCTCCAATCCTACAACACTTTGTTGAAGGAGCCATTGTTGCCAGTGGAGAAATAA